A stretch of Plasmodium vinckei vinckei genome assembly, chromosome: PVVCY_05 DNA encodes these proteins:
- a CDS encoding RNA-binding protein, putative, whose amino-acid sequence MDNISENNDLFLTDENTHVQNMVNNNTNYNKNDDKIKLFKGSNKLSSTSSSTTNASKYSEHLLNNIIKNMNPKNGKNKLIFSPDLKNYDQIVKEDNVDLENNNINNIQNVPNCEETQTNRNYEKKKKKKKNLHINSSKNEHYIYNNNGNSNNSTITNEGNNISNTKTSNCVDSIKKGYNLLDENNFHHIIDYKINGDEIKLNDINNQFTKEINKDVKLVDKIKEVKESQIAISNDIKKNKLNYNLKNVIITNVFLGNIPPNITEERLKNVLEIFGYIIHIEYKWSLDKWSYAFIYFIEEKCAINAVNILNQKKFFDNSPNHKLICFIVSKQIPNQNTLHYSKANFSLLKDGPPGANLFLYGIPLKWTELNLIQLVNKYGHVVGLRIPYINNDNDKKQGNRGFGFVSYDNKKSAVEAFEELSKMYIHGKLLKVQLKNGEEHLLPAKLKNICNNNKNKIKDSSNTKTAQSLVSTTDTLKTINSINSTDEKNKPKTKSSSSNNTKSINFITNKNKENKTDVHTFSSISTVCDNVSSNTFNPDANKHITHPTKYDNTCPIEMYGTSIKNNDDKTVDNNVNSNDTAPCNNSNYIDASTNYMNISNLKNISDKYPQIYRINENMNNRVPNNHPNNLITSPRLSNDLKREDIDLYNNIDDTFCSQENYNKNNSLLSFINMNNNTNLRAHMNSENDVIKNGNKFINMKDNNNNGNIKMKKNGVNKNELLSIYDNVENKFECIDNNDLAEKGKKYFLQKRRNFQLNDQKEKNIIKSFNYPNKIDMKCHKNLNNMICSCTTNFLENPNINRNEICKLNNLKNKGIYNPQKSHTIINSNESNINACNKFFINDVNNISSINEQIQLPKIMSYKNKSADDNELFKPMNNKTIPNDEGKSVSSFLNQIWYNKNGKNNVGNDKYNSDIENRIYEQKVSFHNADINYEPEYNMHNPYNIYNNLKYNYETIRDSCIINNNQANEISKKNDISRNVNNWEYTGKEYNNKNYPENGINNKNFDIKYEPLYFQKPNNGNPQNNISDNNDSIYDGKTQCLQNFKHIHQFFTLINTYATENSLNVYDYINKENIQLYELICSKYDNQMDKKSLENIFIAFMLKNKENQKSCNIDTKYEKQPGRKVGIQTESVLEKREEDKQNENIISYLRKTSNDSNLENDDFFYNNYFNSNFFTHPYLFNDDNNSINNNIPIGNINTNNNIINPSNNIINCMGDNNINGNCQNNVGNTKETYFGHDDIFDNELNDIYTSNDYMDFHNYDTPFFSLDIKNSRNNNENKINDNAIPILQDDDINKFMLYYDDNNESLN is encoded by the exons ATGGATAATATTTCAGAGaataatgatttatttcttaCCGACGAAAATACTCACGTCCAAAATATGGTGAacaataatacaaattataataaaaacgaTGATAAAATCAAACTTTTTAAAGGATCTAACAAACTCAGTAGCACTTCATCTTCAACCACAAATGCTAGTAAATACAGCGAACacttattaaataatattattaaaaatatgaacccAAAAAAcggaaaaaataagttaattttttctccggatttaaaaaattatgaccAAATTGTTAAAGAAGATAATGTAGACTTggaaaataacaatattaataatatacagAATGTTCCAAATTGTGAAGAAACACAAACAAATCGAAATtatgaaaagaaaaagaaaaaaaagaaaaatttgcatataaatagttcaaaaaatgagcactatatatataacaataatgGAAACTCTAATAATAGTACCATCACTAATGAGGGTAATAATATTAGCAATACTAAGACTTCAAATTGTGTAGATTCAATTAAAAAGggttataatttattagacgaaaataattttcatcatattatagattacaaaataaatggtgatgaaataaaacttaatgatataaataaccAATTCACCAAGGAAATTAATAAAGATGTTAAGTTGgttgataaaattaaagaagTTAAAGAATCACAAATTGCTATTTCtaatgatattaaaaaaaataaattaaattacaacttaaaaaatgttataataaCAAATGTATTCCTTGGTAATATCCCACCAAATATAACTGAAGAAAGActgaaaaatgtattagAGATATTTggatatataattcatatagAATATAAATGGTCATTGGACAAATGGTCTtatgcatttatttattttatagaaGAAAAATGTGCTATAAATGCAGTCAATATTCTTAACCAAAAGAAATTTTTCGATAATTCACCAAATCATAAgttaatatgttttattgtTTCGAAGCAAATTCCTAACCAAAATACTTTGCATTATAGTAAAGCaaatttttctcttttaaaGGATGGACCACCAG GGgctaatttgtttttatatggAATTCCTTTAAAATGGACAGAATTAAATTTGATACAACTTGTAAACAAATACGGGCATGTAGTTGGATTAAGAATTCCATACATAAACAATGATAATGATAAGAAGCAAGGAAATAGAGGTTTTGGTTTTGTATcttatgataataaaaaatcagCTGTTGAAGCATTTGAAGAGTTATCAAAAATGTACATACATGGAAAGCTTTTAAAAGTTCAACTAAAAAATGGAGAAGAACATTTATTACCtgcaaaattaaaaaatatatgtaataataataaaaataaaataaaagatagtAGTAATACAAAAACTGCCCAAAGCTTAGTAAGCACAACAGATACATTGAAAACTATCAATTCAATAAATTCAacagatgaaaaaaataaacccAAAACGAAATCATCCTCTAGTAATAATACTAAATCTATAAACTttataacaaataaaaataaagaaaataaaaccgACGTGCATACCTTTAGTAGTATTAGTACTGTTTGTGATAATGTTAGCAGTAACACATTCAATCCAGATGCAAACAAACATATAACACATCCCACCAAATATGACAATACATGTCCAATAGAAATGTATGGAACttctataaaaaacaatgaTGATAAAACTGTTGACAATAACGTAAATAGTAATGACACAGCTCCATGTAATAATTCAAACTATATTGATGCATCtacaaattatatgaacataagcaatttaaaaaatatttcagaTAAATATCctcaaatatatagaataaatgaaaatatgaacaatcGCGTGCCAAATAATCATCCAAACAATTTAATAACATCACCCCGTTTATCTAACGATCTTAAAAGAGAAGATATAGATTTATATAACAACATTGATGATACTTTTTGCTCtcaagaaaattataataaaaataatagtcttttaagttttataaatatgaacaataatacaaatttgAGAGCACACATGAACTCAGAAAAtgatgtaataaaaaatggaaataaatttattaacatgAAAGATAACAATAACAATGGAAACATtaagatgaaaaaaaatggggttaacaaaaatgaactattatcaatatatgataatgTAGAGAATAAATTTGAATGCATTGATAACAATGATTTAGCAGAAAAggggaaaaaatattttttgcaaaAACGAAGGAATTTCCAACTGAATGATCagaaggaaaaaaatataattaaatctTTTAATTATCCGAATAAAATAGATATGAAAtgtcataaaaatttaaataatatgatatGTTCATGTACCACCaattttttagaaaatCCAAATATTAACAGAAATGAAATCtgtaaattaaataatttaaaaaataaaggaatATATAATCCGCAAAAAAGTCATACCATAATTAATTCAAATGAATCCAACATTAATGcatgtaataaattttttataaatgatgtaaataatatttcatctATTAATGAACAAATCCAACTTCCAAAAATTATgtcttataaaaataaaagtgcAGATGACAACGAATTGTTTAAACcaatgaataataaaacaataccGAATGATGAAGGGAAAAGCGTAAGTTCCTTTTTAAACCAAATTTGGTATAACAAAAATGGTAAGAATAATGTCGGTAATGATAAATACAATTCCGATATTGAAAACCGTATATATGAACAGAAAGTGTCTTTTCATAATGctgatataaattatgaacccgaatataatatgcataacccgtataacatatataacaatttaaaatacaATTATGAAACAATAAGGGATAGttgtattataaataataaccaAGCTAATGAaataagcaaaaaaaatgacattAGTagaaatgtaaataattgGGAATATACAggaaaagaatataataataaaaactatCCTGAAAATggaattaataataaaaattttgatattaaatatgagcctttatattttcaaaaaccAAATAATGGTAATCcccaaaataatattagtgataataatgatagtATATATGATGGCAAAACACAATGTTTACAAAACTTTAAACATATACatcaattttttacacTCATAAATACGTATGCAACTGAAAACTCGTTAAATGTGtatgattatattaataaagaaaatatacaattatatgaattaatATGTTCGAAATATGATAATCAAATGGACAAAAAAAGTTTagaaaacatatttatagcttttatgttaaaaaataaagaaaatcaaAAATCGTGTAACATAGatacaaaatatgaaaagCAACCTGGAAGGAAAGTTGGCATTCAAACAGAAAGTGTGTTAGAAAAACGGGAAGAagataaacaaaatgaaaatatcaTATCCTATTTAAGAAAAACAAGTAATGATTCaaatttagaaaatgatgatttcttttataacaactattttaattcaaattttttcaCACACCCTTACTTGTTTAAcgatgataataatagtataaataataatattcccattggaaatattaacactaataataatatcattaatcctagtaataatattattaattgtatgggtgataataatataaatggaaATTGTCAAAATAATGTTGGGAATACAAAAGAAACATATTTTGGACatgatgatatatttgataATGAACTGAATGACATTTATACTTCTAATGATTATATGGACTTCCATAATTATGATACTCCATTTTTCAGTttggatataaaaaattctaGAAATAACAacgaaaataaaataaatgataatgcCATACCTATTTTGCAGGATGATgatattaacaaatttatgttatattatgatgataataatgaaagtttaaattaa
- a CDS encoding ZIP domain-containing protein, putative, which yields MWLKLILAIVILIECVVVIYLPSHIENRMINKKKHKIFNMENFENVASGAILALAFIHMLPEVIALLNKNNISIYYCFGLILISVAFLNITDILYDHHENCSDIENTEATNTNKFSIKNPSDQNDINDQIDIERGSSSIKENTNFPNNFIFDTFKSNAFFIVLSLFIHSFVEGLLIGSLKDNNPIIIVGLSMIAHKWAECLMIYKNAVKKTEDPILSSIYAWSFILSLPLGIVVAVLSFSSNEFVEIIFSSIACGFFLYLSFNMTKDITVTKDNKFYISFSYFFGVCGMSTLMIIFNYLEDSNVV from the exons atgtGGTTAAAACTGATTCTGGCTATAGTTATCCTTATTGAATGCGTTGTAGTCATTTACTTGCCGTCCCATATAGAGAATAGgatgataaataaaaagaagcataagatttttaatatggaaaattttgaaaatgttgCAAGTG GCGCAATTTTAGCTTTAGCTTTTATACACATGCTTCCAGAAGTTATAGCtttattaaacaaaaacaatatttccatttattaCTGTTTTGGTTTAATACTTATATCAGTagcatttttaaatataacagatatattatatgaccATCATGAAAATTGTTCTGATATTGAAAATACAGAAGCTACAAacacaaataaattttctatTAAAAATCCATCTGATCAAAATGATATCAATGACCAAATAGACATAGAAAGGGGATCATCAAGCATTAAAGAAAACACGAACTTtccaaataattttatttttgacaCATTTAAATCAAATGCGTTTTTTATAGTTTTAAGCCTTTTTATTCATTCATTTGTAGAAG GTTTACTTATTGGAAGTTTAAAAGATAACAATCCTATTATAATAGTTGGTCTCTCGATGATAGCACATAAGTGGGCCGAATGTTTAATGATCTATAAAAATGCTGTCAAGAAGACAGAA GACCCGATTTTATCCTCTATATATGCATGGTCCTTTATATTATCCTTACCATTAGGAATTGTTGTTGCAGTGCTGTCATTTTCATCAA ATGAATTTGTGGAAATCATTTTTAGTTCAATTGCTTGtggattttttttgtatctCTCCTTCAAT atgACTAAAGACATCACAGTGACGAAAGATAACAAATTctatatatcatttagttatttttttggagTGTGTGGGATGTCAAcattaatgataatatttaattatttagaaGATTCCAATGTAGTTTAA